The Toxorhynchites rutilus septentrionalis strain SRP chromosome 1, ASM2978413v1, whole genome shotgun sequence genome contains the following window.
TCGCACCAAGAAGCATTGACCGGTAAAACACCACCCTTCATGTTTCGGAGGATAGATGCAAACGAACAGCGAAACCGATGGAGCTAAACGGCACCTTGTTATTACATTAGCATAGGAATTTGATGTGTCCTTGAACCTTTTGGGGGTTAGAAGTGGCGTCCGATggtcaattgattaaaatttccCCACCACAGAGAGACCGCGAACCAGCTTGAGCACCATAATTGCTCAAGCGATAAGAATTGATTCATGCTGGGAGAAGTCTTGCATCGAAGGGTAACTAACTTTCAAGGACAAACGACTGTGAACTTCGAAGGACTTTCTTTTGTTCAAttcgaaatatgttttttctctTTGTTCAATATTAACATCTTAGTCATGATTCGcatgtatatatataaattcaTCGCAGAATAAGTAGAAATATAATAAGCAACCTAACTTACTGATCGGCGAGCGGATCCTCTAGTTGTTTGAGTTGCTGGTGGACGTTCCGTCCAGCGTAGGATCATACATGTTGATCGGCTCGTGTCGTAAGGCGTTCTTCTGCAGTTGTTTGAGATCTTCATCGCAAAACTGCTGTAAATATTCCATTTCCAGCGGATGCATTTGGGGGGCTGGAATAATAAGCGAATGCAGGGGTCCATTCAAATCGGTGCTCTTCATTTTCTTCAGTGTGCAAGCCTTGATCTGTTGGGTTTCGTGACCAACTCGAGCCAAACCAACCACCACTGTACGTTTTGATATATCATTAGTATTCTCCCCATCCAGCCGACGCTTTTCCTCTATTTGAAGCAGTTGATCAGCCGCCTCGCTACAGCTCATAAAACGGGGCGGTTGATATTCACGCTTTTTCTTCATCAACGATTCGAGCGTCGGTTCCCTCACTCGGATGTCCAGCAGACAAAGTGTGTGCAGTCCATGTTTCACATTCGCCAGTATCTTATCGTAGAAGCTGTCCGGTCGCCAGCTCTCACTCCAGTAGGGAATGGAAACCGTCTCGCCGAAATGATACAGCTGCAGTCCGCAGCATCCGATTGCGTTCATGATGGACGCGTTATGCACCACTTGGAAGGGGATTTTCTTCTCCTTGGCACGCAACAGCAGATCGGTGTGTGTCGTGGCTCCGAATGGGTCACCCACCACTAGGAAGGCTATCTCGGTTTTATCGGCCCCGGCGAGGATTTCGTCCGCTGCCTGCTCCACCAATTCGCGATCGGCCAAGATCAATGGACGGCCGTAGAATTCTTCCTGAGTAAGGTAAAAGAACAATACAATATATTGAAATTTATGAATAAACATCAAATGTGGTAATTAATTAtttcattgaataaaaaattgatCTTTTCAAACATACGACTATTGGTCAAatattaaccccttcccgtattatttaatacgtcacacatcaagtgatttcactagcctgctgagcgttctagcgccctatgttattcaagtacccacgagtgagactcgatgttgtacgggaaagggttaatgagaaacaccttcaccttaaaaaccactaacttttaattttttcactactaaaatgatacttaaatccactaatttggaagTTTCACAACTGCATCCTGTATAAAATTCTCTCATCTTTGAAATGTGTTCAACAGAATTGTTGTACGTAGCGTAATTCTAGAATTTGAGCCAGTTCAaggcaaacagagcccgaaacagaGAAACAGTTCAATAACtttatcattgttgaaattcgaacatatgggtagaatttttttttcatcaaatatgattctctatcaccttctgataGATctcggattttttatatgagaatggtattttatgattttaagGGGCAATTTACACACACACAAATTAAATTCATCTTTTACTAGGTAAattatgttggtttgtccgatttagggtgttttcacgcaactagtaaatgcaaatcgatttttattcatgaaaatcacatctcCCCAAATCTCTAGTTGTTAATAATACCAAAAGGCGTTCAAATTATccatatttgaatgaaaaaaatcgaattttcaagtagatgttgcatttctcgtaGCTTAAGTTTACTGTCATCTCGTGGTAGCTCCCTACCTACCTGCCTTGGGGGTGTGTGATTTCGAAAATTTGTGGTGAAACCTATACCTGGCCTCTTGCTTCAACCAGTAGTTCCCCCTTTGGGGGTGCTACTGCCCTCGGACAATTTGCTAATTAGTTCGTTAACGATCTTTTCCAGCTCTGAGATTCGCTTTTTTTAATTCCCCGATAAAAGAAGGACGCGTTGGTGCTAATTCTCTCAGGAGTAGCACTAGACGCTGAGGACTTAATTGCTTCTGTAATTTCTGCAGAACAAATCATTTACGCAATTCTCGATCACTGGGTGCTTACGAGCACTTTCAGCATACCGTCTCTTTCTAGTACTTGCCAGAGGTATGCCCGAACTGGTAGCACTTATAGCACTGTGAAAGTTTGGGGATATATTCTCTGGTCTCAATGACTAGAAAACCCAATCTAACACTGTCCAGCAATACTGTCATGTTGAACGTCAGAATTAGTAGAGTAACTCTCTTGACTTTAACGGACTTGTTGAGGTTTTAATTCCCTCTCCAAGTCGACCTCCGACATATCTGTCGCATCACGACAGAAAAACACCCCCTTGACGTATTAAGGGTAGGGTGGAATGTACATTTAACCTTCGTATCGATACATTTACCAACTTCCGCAAGCTTTTCTGCTTGGTTCCTGTTAGAAACATCAACAATGTATTTTCGCTCACTATCACTGGTCCTGGCTCCAACAGTATACTCGCTTAAGTTAAGGGCCAGTGATTTACTAATCATAAAGAGATTCCGAGGAAGCCCCTTCTCATTCTTGGCCTCTAGGACCAGAAAGGCGTATCGCGCACCGCACTACACTCTATCCTCTGGAAATaaattgtctttttttttaatttgatttaattttaaCGCTCATACAAAACCCACAAGTCGCTAGAGAAACAACGGTCAGCTGTGCCAGAGTCCTGCAGTAACATAGTAAAGGCGGCATTAATGTGGGGAGGTGCCCTGGTACCCCATAGGTACCGTTCACGACTTCGTACTTATATCGTCCTTCTCCATCATTCATTCCTTGGCACGGTTACTGCACATAATTAGGGGCCCGGATAgtctggtggtatcgatatctcaggatctaatCTATTCGATTGATTATGCTGAAATTTtatatcagcatgtaaaaataaattgtCTAAAACCGTTTCTTGAcatctccttttttttttcgatttttcatgagctTCTAAAGagcgatttttaatgaaaaataagtcatttttaacaaaaatggccgccattttggccatttttcgaatttctaaAAACCCCTATATAGTTGCTTGAGGTACCCAGCAACattaaaaatcgcataaaatgcgaaaacctcgatttcttTTAGCACTATAGATTAAGTCTCAATTCGGTGTAACGAGAATTGGCTTTATGATATAcactatcgtaaaatcgatctatACGAAATCGTTCAACagtgaatcatattagatcgtaattgaggccatattacatcatattaggAATTTGGCATATCAAAATCCGCGATGTCGTATGTACAGTgttgacgtctggtggtgatatggtGATTGAGGGAGGCAAAATAATCTCTACCAAATCAGTAGGCCCGAAAGCAGCtcaaaattgatgaaatttgaataaaattttttacttcatgttgtttgattacctaaaaCACGTAGCACTGAATCTAATTTGACCAGTCGTATATCAACTTCACGACAGTTCCGCTAAAATACAATATACGACCAGGAATGGCGCATTCAATTGCATCTTTTCGTATTATGTGTACGAGTTTTAACTGCTCTAGAATTATTTAGACGCGTGGGATAGCTGTTACTTATCATTCAAACAACCGAAGTTCGAATCCCA
Protein-coding sequences here:
- the LOC129762248 gene encoding diphthine methyl ester synthase, yielding MFYVIGLGLGDPKDITVKGLEIVKRCERVYLESYTSILTCGQEKLEEFYGRPLILADRELVEQAADEILAGADKTEIAFLVVGDPFGATTHTDLLLRAKEKKIPFQVVHNASIMNAIGCCGLQLYHFGETVSIPYWSESWRPDSFYDKILANVKHGLHTLCLLDIRVREPTLESLMKKKREYQPPRFMSCSEAADQLLQIEEKRRLDGENTNDISKRTVVVGLARVGHETQQIKACTLKKMKSTDLNGPLHSLIIPAPQMHPLEMEYLQQFCDEDLKQLQKNALRHEPINMYDPTLDGTSTSNSNN